The following are encoded together in the Armatimonadota bacterium genome:
- a CDS encoding YihY/virulence factor BrkB family protein, producing MTDPEPEKLAVRVARAPLRIAVLWLRIARIAYLRFYFTGTHFMAAAVAFYSLICLGPLAVLLAAGLQMLLGPGTDVYERIREAARELGPNAADRIIPMVEGLLANPIGTMGSGDAYGLVGQGNAYLAFAASLVTVIWAAIRLFETLERSLTEVWPGKITRGYLTRKLVAFNSMVVAGLLLGSFMLLNALWASVRTWLLQFPEINPAILDAAQPWFVEAVQILLVWVAFALVYKLMPVQRVPNQAVLAGSLGATVLWLLVSHIFTSIIAQSQQFGTIYGGLTGVVVFSLWSFIGSQTLLFGAHIAVGFEHVMLRRRGLLEDDKLTGVAQRRAERVWLEPSTRRVPGAAVSAACQTPQESREHVDALILAGGSSGRDLAEWTGWGHKALIPILGKPSIAHIIDALRKVPNVQSITIAGPDDLLGEMVGEGKADRLIVERPGLTANLLGAIEDIGTHRRVLVVTCDLPAVTPAALCEFLAHCSGDAELCLPLVSRDSAEMVAPERHWAWLPVKEGWVTHTGVALVRPDAAAEFRGALEQFLVLRRRPWLAASLAGPGFLLRFLVGFVSPRAGTSISALARLLERMTGAARCELMILDRPELAMDLDRPGDERDIEDLLRRLNRPAPPPDNPWEQNQL from the coding sequence ATGACAGACCCTGAACCGGAGAAACTGGCTGTCCGGGTTGCCCGGGCGCCGCTGCGCATCGCGGTGCTCTGGCTGCGCATTGCCAGGATCGCATACCTGCGCTTCTACTTCACGGGCACCCATTTCATGGCCGCTGCGGTGGCCTTTTACTCCCTGATCTGCCTGGGTCCGCTGGCCGTGCTCCTCGCCGCCGGGCTGCAGATGCTCCTGGGCCCCGGGACTGATGTGTACGAACGCATCCGCGAGGCGGCGCGGGAGCTTGGCCCAAATGCCGCTGACCGGATCATCCCCATGGTCGAGGGGCTGCTTGCAAATCCCATCGGCACCATGGGTTCGGGGGATGCATACGGACTCGTGGGGCAGGGCAATGCGTATCTTGCCTTCGCCGCAAGTCTCGTTACCGTGATCTGGGCCGCAATTCGCCTCTTCGAAACCCTGGAGCGCAGCCTGACAGAGGTCTGGCCGGGGAAGATCACGCGCGGATACCTCACCCGGAAGCTGGTGGCGTTCAACAGCATGGTGGTGGCAGGACTGCTCCTGGGGAGCTTCATGCTTCTCAACGCCCTGTGGGCCTCGGTGCGAACGTGGCTGCTGCAGTTCCCGGAGATCAATCCAGCAATTCTGGACGCCGCTCAGCCATGGTTCGTGGAGGCCGTCCAGATCTTGCTGGTCTGGGTGGCGTTCGCCCTTGTGTACAAGCTCATGCCTGTCCAGCGCGTCCCTAATCAGGCAGTGTTGGCGGGCTCACTGGGCGCGACGGTTTTGTGGCTCCTTGTCTCTCACATATTCACCAGCATTATCGCTCAGTCACAGCAGTTCGGCACGATCTACGGTGGCCTCACCGGCGTCGTCGTTTTCTCACTGTGGTCCTTCATCGGCTCCCAGACGCTCCTGTTTGGCGCGCATATCGCCGTAGGGTTCGAGCACGTCATGCTGCGGCGCCGTGGACTACTGGAGGACGACAAGCTCACGGGCGTTGCGCAGCGTCGGGCCGAGCGGGTCTGGCTGGAGCCTTCCACCAGACGTGTCCCGGGCGCTGCCGTCTCTGCGGCGTGCCAGACCCCGCAGGAGTCGCGCGAGCATGTGGATGCTCTGATCCTCGCCGGTGGAAGCTCGGGCCGCGATCTCGCCGAATGGACCGGTTGGGGGCACAAGGCGCTGATACCGATCCTGGGCAAGCCGAGCATCGCCCACATCATAGACGCCCTGCGAAAAGTGCCCAATGTCCAGAGCATCACCATCGCCGGTCCGGATGACCTGCTGGGGGAGATGGTCGGCGAGGGCAAGGCGGACCGGCTCATCGTAGAACGGCCGGGGCTCACCGCGAACCTGCTGGGCGCCATCGAGGACATAGGCACACACCGTCGGGTCCTGGTGGTCACCTGCGACCTGCCTGCGGTCACTCCCGCGGCGCTCTGCGAGTTCCTGGCGCATTGCTCGGGCGACGCCGAGCTGTGTCTCCCCCTGGTGTCGCGGGATTCCGCGGAGATGGTGGCCCCGGAGCGCCACTGGGCCTGGCTGCCTGTGAAAGAAGGCTGGGTGACCCACACCGGCGTCGCGCTGGTGCGGCCGGACGCGGCGGCCGAGTTCCGTGGCGCTCTGGAGCAGTTTCTGGTCCTGCGCAGGCGCCCGTGGCTTGCCGCCTCACTCGCCGGGCCGGGGTTTCTGCTCCGCTTCCTGGTCGGGTTTGTCAGCCCGCGGGCCGGCACGAGCATATCCGCGCTTGCGCGCCTTCTGGAACGGATGACCGGTGCCGCGCGCTGCGAACTGATGATCCTGGACCGCCCCGAACTCGCGATGGACCTGGACCGGCCGGGGGATGAACGGGACATAGAGGACCTGCTCCGAAGACTGAATCGACCAGCGCCGCCGCCGGACAATCCCTGGGAGCAGAACCAGCTCTGA
- a CDS encoding HEAT repeat domain-containing protein gives MSRVFVLITCALCLVVPSSAQQNAAARRALLLTLKPGQLAAVERLSASLHDPDPVVARTAARLLGQFGDAALPSLRKALQSNDLLVRRNAVASLGAIGKPAVADLMQAMKDPHVLIRQAAVFALSRVRPMSDEVSQAIALATSDEQQLVRDAALDVLRTRFVTVRTIPLPEEDWKFRTDPDNQGEQAGWFAADLDDAGWLDIGIGKSWEEFGHTYDGVAWYRRTVELPAIDPPPARAVLAFGGVDEDCWVWINGKSAGAHAIGPMGWDKPFRLDVSHAIKWGQANQIAVKVNDSAFAGGIWRPVELLALEEAD, from the coding sequence ATGTCGCGAGTGTTTGTATTGATAACGTGCGCGCTGTGCCTGGTTGTGCCTTCTTCGGCCCAGCAGAACGCTGCCGCGCGCCGGGCGCTTCTATTGACACTCAAGCCAGGGCAACTCGCGGCTGTCGAGCGGCTTTCGGCATCACTCCATGACCCCGATCCGGTGGTAGCGCGCACGGCGGCCCGTCTTCTCGGACAGTTTGGAGATGCCGCCTTGCCATCCTTGCGCAAAGCGCTGCAAAGCAACGATCTGCTGGTTCGGCGCAATGCGGTGGCGTCCCTGGGAGCTATCGGGAAGCCCGCCGTAGCCGACCTCATGCAGGCGATGAAAGATCCGCATGTGCTGATCCGGCAGGCAGCGGTGTTTGCGCTGAGCCGGGTGCGGCCCATGTCTGATGAGGTCTCGCAGGCCATCGCCCTCGCCACATCGGACGAACAGCAACTCGTGCGCGACGCGGCGCTGGATGTCCTGCGAACGCGGTTCGTCACAGTGCGCACGATTCCCCTGCCGGAGGAGGACTGGAAATTCAGGACCGACCCGGACAACCAGGGCGAGCAGGCCGGCTGGTTCGCAGCTGACCTGGACGATGCCGGCTGGCTGGACATTGGCATCGGCAAGTCGTGGGAGGAGTTCGGGCACACCTACGATGGCGTGGCGTGGTACCGCAGGACCGTGGAACTGCCCGCCATCGATCCGCCACCGGCCCGGGCGGTGCTGGCTTTCGGTGGGGTGGATGAAGACTGCTGGGTGTGGATCAACGGGAAGTCCGCCGGAGCCCATGCCATCGGCCCGATGGGTTGGGACAAGCCCTTCCGGCTGGATGTGAGCCATGCGATCAAGTGGGGCCAGGCCAACCAGATCGCGGTGAAGGTGAATGACTCGGCCTTCGCAGGCGGCATCTGGCGGCCGGTGGAATTGCTGGCGCTGGAGGAGGCGGATTAG